In Halorussus limi, a genomic segment contains:
- a CDS encoding type II glyceraldehyde-3-phosphate dehydrogenase, whose translation MLRVGVNGYGTIGKRVADAVRAQPDMEVVGVAKTRPNFEAEQAVEKGFPLYAAVEDRVELFDEAGIELAGMVEELVADSDVIVDACPSGIGEQNAEMYAEYDTPALYQGGESADFVDASFNARSNFSDASGADHVRVVSCNTTGLSRLVAPLREEYGVEKVRTTLVRRGGDPAQTGRGPINDIVPNPVTLPSHHGPDVNTIFPDLDIDTLGLKVPATLMHMHSVNVTLESEPDADEVRDLLEGESRLFVIPDHFDIDGAGKLKEYAQDVGRPRGDIWENCVWGESVTTEGDDLYLFQAIHQESDVVPENVDAVRAVTNSADAEESIRKTNEALGMGI comes from the coding sequence ATGCTACGGGTCGGAGTCAACGGATACGGGACCATCGGCAAGCGAGTCGCGGACGCGGTCCGCGCCCAACCGGACATGGAAGTCGTCGGCGTCGCCAAGACGCGGCCCAACTTCGAGGCCGAGCAGGCCGTCGAGAAGGGCTTCCCGCTCTACGCCGCGGTCGAGGACCGCGTGGAGTTGTTCGACGAGGCGGGCATCGAACTCGCCGGGATGGTCGAGGAACTGGTCGCCGACAGCGACGTCATCGTCGACGCCTGTCCCTCCGGCATCGGCGAGCAGAACGCCGAGATGTACGCCGAGTACGACACGCCCGCGCTGTATCAGGGCGGCGAGTCGGCCGACTTCGTGGACGCCAGTTTCAACGCCCGGTCGAACTTCTCGGACGCCAGCGGCGCCGACCACGTCCGCGTGGTCTCGTGTAACACCACGGGCCTCTCGCGTCTCGTCGCACCGCTCCGCGAGGAGTACGGCGTCGAGAAAGTCCGGACTACGCTGGTCCGTCGCGGCGGCGACCCCGCCCAGACCGGCCGCGGTCCCATCAACGACATCGTGCCGAACCCGGTCACGCTCCCGTCCCACCACGGACCGGACGTGAACACTATCTTCCCGGACCTCGACATCGACACTCTCGGTCTAAAGGTGCCCGCGACGCTGATGCACATGCACAGCGTCAACGTCACGCTCGAATCCGAACCCGACGCCGACGAGGTTCGCGACCTGCTCGAAGGCGAGTCGCGACTGTTCGTCATCCCCGACCACTTCGACATCGACGGCGCGGGCAAGTTGAAGGAGTACGCCCAAGACGTTGGCCGCCCGCGCGGCGACATCTGGGAGAACTGCGTCTGGGGCGAGTCCGTGACGACCGAGGGCGACGACCTCTACCTCTTCCAGGCCATCCATCAGGAGAGCGACGTGGTGCCCGAGAACGTGGACGCCGTCCGCGCGGTCACGAATTCGGCCGACGCCGAGGAGAGCATCCGGAAGACCAACGAAGCGCTCGGCATGGGCATCTGA
- a CDS encoding HVO_0476 family zinc finger protein has translation MSETAERVAVTCPSCSPDVETVHEVLKDGSGQFTVRCTECSHVHKTTIETEEEVERDVVVSQDGESFTATVDAPPKETVAVGEEFVLETPEAIMVVRITDLQLGDEKRTDEANVEDVETFWTRAVDNVRVNVTVNPNDGRRDDSRGLKIDVPGDHEFTVGEVEEFGDEEFEVKSIAVRDDATGYDFNPLGEEGDTAVAKDIKRVYGDDQTSSAWSAW, from the coding sequence ATGAGCGAAACTGCGGAACGCGTCGCGGTGACGTGTCCCTCCTGTTCGCCCGACGTGGAGACGGTCCACGAGGTGCTCAAGGACGGGAGCGGGCAGTTCACCGTGCGCTGTACGGAGTGCAGTCACGTCCACAAGACGACGATAGAGACCGAGGAGGAAGTCGAGCGCGACGTGGTGGTCTCCCAAGACGGCGAGTCGTTCACGGCCACCGTGGACGCGCCCCCGAAGGAGACCGTCGCGGTCGGCGAGGAGTTCGTCCTCGAAACGCCCGAGGCCATAATGGTCGTGCGCATCACCGACCTCCAGTTGGGCGACGAGAAGCGAACCGACGAGGCGAACGTCGAGGACGTCGAGACGTTCTGGACCCGCGCCGTGGACAACGTCCGGGTCAACGTCACCGTCAACCCGAACGACGGACGCCGCGACGACTCGCGCGGCCTCAAAATCGACGTGCCGGGCGACCACGAGTTCACGGTCGGCGAAGTCGAGGAGTTCGGCGACGAGGAGTTCGAGGTCAAGTCCATCGCGGTCCGCGACGACGCGACGGGCTACGACTTCAATCCGCTCGGCGAGGAGGGCGACACCGCCGTCGCGAAGGACATCAAGCGCGTCTACGGCGACGACCAGACCTCGTCGGCGTGGTCGGCGTGGTGA
- a CDS encoding protein-L-isoaspartate(D-aspartate) O-methyltransferase, translating to MFGGGDDDTTGDYERARERMVERLADRESFADSTLAAMRAVPRHEFVPPARRDRAYEDRPLPIGSDQTISAPHMVVAMADLLDLDAGESVLEIGTGCGYHAAVTAELVGASNVHSVEYHESLAEETRERLGRLGYGDISVRVGDGREGWPVHAPYDAAYLTCAAPEFPSAVVEQVRPGGRLLGPLDASTGRSPGQHLVFARRRADGGLDRESHGRVRFVPMQGD from the coding sequence ATGTTCGGGGGAGGGGACGACGACACGACGGGTGACTACGAACGGGCCCGCGAGCGCATGGTCGAGCGACTCGCCGACCGCGAGAGCTTCGCCGACTCGACGCTCGCCGCGATGCGGGCGGTTCCGCGCCACGAGTTCGTGCCACCGGCCCGCCGGGACCGCGCCTACGAGGATCGACCGCTTCCCATCGGGAGCGACCAGACCATCAGCGCGCCCCACATGGTCGTGGCGATGGCGGACCTGCTCGATTTGGACGCCGGCGAGTCGGTCCTCGAAATCGGCACCGGGTGCGGCTATCACGCCGCGGTCACGGCCGAACTCGTCGGCGCGTCGAACGTCCACAGCGTCGAGTACCACGAGTCGCTGGCCGAGGAGACCCGAGAGCGACTCGGCCGACTGGGCTACGGAGATATCTCTGTCCGCGTCGGCGACGGCCGCGAGGGCTGGCCGGTCCACGCGCCCTACGACGCCGCGTATCTGACCTGCGCCGCGCCGGAGTTCCCGAGCGCGGTGGTCGAGCAGGTCCGACCCGGGGGCCGACTGCTCGGCCCGCTCGACGCCTCGACCGGTCGGTCGCCCGGCCAGCACCTCGTCTTCGCGCGCCGTCGCGCCGACGGCGGTCTCGACCGCGAGAGCCACGGTCGGGTTCGGTTCGTGCCGATGCAGGGAGACTAA
- a CDS encoding ABC transporter ATP-binding protein: protein MTPVIETERLTREVGGDRIVDSVSLSVDEGDVLGVLGPSGAGKSSFLRLLNRLDEPTAGTVYLDGTDYRDVPPQELRHRVGYVPQRPALRNGTVRENVTVGPRLRGESVDDGRVESLLDRVDLSGYGPRKVDDLSGGEAQRVAIARSVLNRPEVLLLDEPTSSLDAASETRVEELLGDLRDEFGLTYVLVTHDREQARRLADRVAVFEDGRVTAEGPVREVVA, encoded by the coding sequence ATGACCCCTGTAATCGAAACCGAGCGCCTCACGCGCGAGGTCGGCGGCGACCGAATCGTCGATTCGGTCTCGCTGTCGGTAGACGAGGGCGACGTCCTCGGAGTGCTCGGTCCCTCGGGGGCCGGGAAGTCGTCGTTCCTCCGTCTGCTCAACCGACTGGACGAACCGACCGCGGGCACGGTCTACCTCGACGGGACGGATTATCGGGACGTTCCGCCCCAAGAACTTCGCCACCGCGTCGGCTACGTCCCCCAACGTCCCGCGCTCCGTAACGGCACCGTCCGCGAGAACGTCACCGTCGGTCCGCGATTGCGGGGGGAGTCCGTGGACGACGGGCGGGTCGAGAGCCTCCTCGACCGGGTGGACCTCTCAGGGTACGGACCGCGGAAGGTGGACGACCTCTCCGGCGGCGAAGCACAGCGGGTCGCCATCGCCAGAAGCGTCCTGAATCGGCCGGAGGTGCTGTTGCTCGACGAACCGACGTCGAGTCTGGACGCGGCCTCCGAGACGCGAGTCGAGGAGTTGCTCGGCGACCTCCGGGACGAGTTCGGGTTGACGTACGTGCTGGTGACCCACGACCGCGAGCAGGCGAGGCGACTCGCCGACCGGGTCGCCGTCTTCGAGGACGGGCGCGTGACCGCGGAGGGTCCGGTCCGGGAGGTCGTCGCGTGA
- a CDS encoding aminopeptidase, with product MSLRDAAETAIMQCLALEATESCCIVTDDKREPIGEALYDVASEVTDDATIVRFPPGASHGAEPPEPVSAAMAGSDVFLAPTTKSLSHTRARGEANEAGARGATLPGITEEVFTTGLEADYETIAAHCDDVLAQVEDADEIRVTSPQGTDITFEPGSREWHDDTGIVHEAGGFSNLPAGEVFVSPEDADGTYVVDGTMMPHGLLDEGQTLEFDVEGGQVTRISDDEIRGQVEDAAEEVGDAAYNLAELGIGTNVAVTELVGSVLLDEKAAGTVHIAIGDDAGIGGDTEAPIHFDGILREPTVYVDGEEIDLPQP from the coding sequence ATGAGCCTCCGAGACGCGGCCGAGACCGCCATCATGCAGTGTCTCGCCCTCGAAGCGACCGAGTCGTGTTGCATCGTCACCGACGACAAGCGCGAACCCATCGGCGAGGCGCTCTACGACGTGGCCAGCGAGGTCACCGACGACGCGACCATCGTCCGGTTCCCGCCGGGCGCGTCCCACGGGGCGGAACCGCCGGAACCGGTCTCCGCGGCGATGGCCGGAAGCGACGTGTTCCTCGCGCCGACGACAAAGAGCCTGAGCCACACCCGCGCCCGCGGCGAGGCCAACGAGGCCGGAGCGCGCGGTGCCACCCTCCCCGGCATCACCGAGGAGGTCTTCACCACGGGACTGGAGGCCGACTACGAGACCATCGCGGCCCACTGCGACGACGTGCTGGCGCAGGTCGAGGACGCCGACGAGATTCGAGTCACCTCCCCGCAGGGCACCGACATCACCTTCGAACCGGGAAGCCGGGAGTGGCACGACGACACCGGCATCGTCCACGAGGCGGGCGGGTTCTCGAACCTCCCGGCGGGCGAGGTGTTCGTCAGCCCCGAGGACGCCGACGGCACCTACGTCGTGGACGGGACGATGATGCCCCACGGCCTGCTGGACGAGGGCCAGACCCTCGAATTCGACGTGGAGGGCGGGCAGGTCACGCGCATCTCCGACGACGAGATTCGCGGGCAGGTCGAGGACGCGGCCGAGGAGGTCGGCGACGCGGCCTACAACCTCGCGGAACTCGGCATCGGGACGAACGTCGCGGTCACGGAACTGGTCGGGTCGGTCCTGCTCGACGAGAAGGCGGCGGGCACGGTCCACATCGCCATCGGCGACGACGCGGGCATCGGCGGCGACACCGAGGCCCCGATTCACTTCGACGGTATCCTCCGCGAACCGACGGTGTACGTCGACGGCGAGGAAATCGACCTGCCACAGCCCTGA
- a CDS encoding ABC transporter permease encodes MSLIEQLRDPVVLRGLAQVGVASALAALVLGVSYLRNLDLESELGRAFVRGFVQVVAMGAFIGVLFAVPFVWSGVVVLAMIAIAAWISKDRGEGVPGVFRVSLVSILFGAGVVITTMLAAGAIEPTVRNLIPVGGMIIANAMKTNSLALDRFRGEIQSNREEIEAVLSLGVPPGKVVSDYATTSVRASLIPMVDSLKSLGLVYIPGMMSGMILAGANPIYAAEYQFVIMAMLFAAGGLTSMTSTLLVGQYAFTEAEQLKPFEATDAGEDETGASGG; translated from the coding sequence GTGAGCCTCATCGAACAACTTCGGGACCCGGTCGTCCTGCGGGGACTCGCGCAGGTCGGGGTCGCGTCCGCGCTGGCCGCGCTCGTACTCGGCGTCTCGTACCTCCGGAATCTCGACCTCGAATCCGAACTCGGCCGGGCGTTCGTCAGGGGGTTCGTGCAGGTCGTCGCGATGGGCGCGTTCATCGGCGTCCTGTTCGCCGTGCCGTTCGTCTGGAGCGGCGTCGTCGTCCTCGCCATGATAGCGATAGCGGCGTGGATATCGAAGGACCGGGGCGAGGGCGTGCCGGGAGTGTTCCGAGTCTCCCTCGTCAGTATCCTCTTCGGCGCGGGCGTCGTCATCACGACGATGCTCGCGGCGGGCGCGATAGAACCGACGGTACGGAACCTCATTCCGGTCGGCGGGATGATAATCGCCAACGCGATGAAGACCAACTCGCTGGCTCTCGACCGGTTCAGAGGCGAAATCCAGTCGAACCGCGAGGAGATCGAGGCGGTCCTCTCGCTCGGCGTCCCGCCGGGAAAGGTCGTCTCCGACTACGCGACGACGAGCGTCCGGGCCTCGCTCATCCCCATGGTGGACTCGCTGAAGAGTCTCGGACTCGTCTACATCCCGGGAATGATGTCCGGTATGATTCTCGCGGGCGCGAACCCCATCTACGCCGCGGAGTACCAGTTCGTGATAATGGCGATGCTGTTCGCGGCGGGCGGATTGACGAGCATGACGAGTACGTTGCTCGTCGGCCAGTACGCCTTCACCGAGGCCGAGCAGTTGAAACCGTTCGAGGCGACGGACGCCGGCGAGGACGAGACGGGCGCGTCCGGCGGGTGA
- a CDS encoding Hsp20/alpha crystallin family protein, whose product MRRDDRDDPFDDLFREIERMMNEMMGEDFDMHVERGGGAGGQTGFGTETHVDIHESDDTVRVIADLPGVEKEDIDLKCDGEVLTISAGSDHRQYDERVSLPAQVDEHSASATYNNGVLEVQLEKAEDSADIDVQ is encoded by the coding sequence ATGCGAAGAGACGACCGCGACGACCCCTTCGACGACCTCTTCCGCGAGATAGAGCGCATGATGAACGAGATGATGGGCGAAGACTTCGACATGCACGTCGAGCGCGGCGGCGGTGCTGGCGGCCAGACCGGGTTCGGGACCGAGACCCACGTCGACATCCACGAGAGCGACGACACGGTGCGCGTCATCGCGGACCTCCCCGGCGTCGAGAAGGAGGACATCGACCTCAAGTGCGACGGCGAGGTGCTGACCATCAGCGCCGGGAGCGACCACCGCCAGTACGACGAGCGCGTCAGTCTGCCCGCGCAGGTCGACGAACACTCCGCGTCGGCGACCTACAACAACGGCGTCCTCGAAGTCCAGTTGGAGAAGGCCGAGGACTCGGCCGACATCGACGTGCAGTAA